The following coding sequences are from one Streptococcus sp. NPS 308 window:
- a CDS encoding DUF2969 domain-containing protein, producing MSKKDKKIEIQLTDAKVTVGKDSYEGYVLTIGKKVIGEIAELDNQFAIIKNGNVDSFYKKLEKAVEILIENYNLTK from the coding sequence ATGAGTAAAAAAGATAAGAAAATTGAAATTCAATTAACAGATGCAAAAGTGACCGTTGGAAAAGACAGTTATGAAGGTTACGTTTTGACGATTGGGAAAAAGGTTATTGGTGAAATTGCCGAATTAGATAACCAATTTGCCATCATAAAGAATGGAAATGTCGATAGTTTTTATAAAAAACTTGAAAAAGCTGTGGAAATTTTGATTGAAAACTATAATTTGACAAAATAA
- the sufU gene encoding Fe-S cluster assembly sulfur transfer protein SufU, whose amino-acid sequence MALSKLDSLYMAVVADHSKNPHHQGKLEDAEQISLNNPTCGDVINLSVKFNEEDRLEDIAFLNSGCTISTASASMMTDAVLGKTKQEILELATIFSEMVQGQKDERQDQLGDAAFLSGVAKFPQRIKCATLAWNALKKTIENQEDK is encoded by the coding sequence ATGGCACTTTCTAAACTAGATAGCCTTTATATGGCAGTGGTAGCGGACCATTCGAAAAATCCACATCACCAAGGGAAGTTGGAAGATGCTGAGCAAATCAGTCTCAACAATCCAACCTGCGGGGATGTTATCAACCTCTCTGTCAAGTTTAACGAGGAAGATCGCTTGGAAGATATCGCTTTTCTAAACTCTGGTTGTACCATTTCAACTGCTTCTGCTAGTATGATGACGGATGCAGTTTTAGGTAAAACAAAGCAAGAAATTTTAGAATTAGCAACTATTTTTTCAGAAATGGTTCAAGGGCAAAAAGATGAGCGTCAAGACCAACTTGGAGACGCGGCTTTCTTATCAGGTGTTGCCAAATTCCCTCAAAGAATAAAGTGTGCAACCCTAGCTTGGAATGCTCTCAAAAAAACAATTGAAAATCAAGAAGATAAATAA
- the dnaX gene encoding DNA polymerase III subunit gamma/tau gives MYQALYRKYRSQTFSQLVGQEVVAKTLRQAVEQEKISHAYLFSGPRGTGKTSVAKIFAKAMNCPNQVDGEPCNNCYICQAVTEGSLEDVIEMDAASNNGVDEIREIRDKSTYAPSLARYKVYIIDEVHMLSTGAFNALLKTLEEPTQNVVFILATTELHKIPATILSRVQRFEFKSIRTQDIKDHIQTILSKENISSEPEAVEIIARRAEGGMRDALSILDQALSLTQGNALTTAISEEITGTISLSALDDYVAALAQQDVSKALDSLNLLFENGKSMTRFVTDLLQYLRDLLVVQTGGENTHHSPVFMDNLALSQESLFEMIRLATVSLADMKASLQPKIYAEMMTIRLAEIKPESAVSGAVESEISALRQEVARLKQELANVGTAPKQVAPVPSRPATSKTVYRVDRNKVQSILQEAVENPDLARQNLIRLQNAWGEVIESLAGPDKALLVGSQPVAANEHHAILAFESNFNAGQTMKRDNLNTMFGNILSQAAGFSPEILAISLEEWKEVRAAFSAKNKSPQADQEVEEESLIPEGFEFLADKVMVEED, from the coding sequence ATGTATCAAGCACTTTATCGAAAATATAGAAGCCAAACTTTTTCACAATTAGTCGGACAAGAGGTTGTGGCAAAAACTCTAAGACAAGCTGTTGAGCAGGAAAAAATTAGTCACGCTTATCTTTTCTCAGGTCCTCGTGGAACTGGTAAAACCAGTGTAGCCAAGATTTTTGCCAAGGCAATGAACTGTCCGAACCAAGTGGACGGGGAACCATGCAATAACTGCTATATTTGTCAGGCTGTGACAGAAGGTAGCTTAGAAGATGTTATCGAAATGGATGCGGCTTCGAATAACGGAGTTGATGAAATCCGAGAAATTCGTGATAAATCCACCTATGCTCCTAGTTTGGCTCGTTATAAGGTCTACATTATTGACGAGGTTCATATGCTGTCTACGGGAGCCTTCAATGCGCTTTTGAAGACTCTTGAGGAGCCAACTCAGAATGTTGTCTTTATCTTAGCGACCACCGAATTGCATAAGATTCCAGCAACTATTTTATCGCGTGTTCAACGTTTTGAGTTTAAATCGATTCGAACGCAAGATATTAAGGACCATATCCAAACTATTTTGTCAAAAGAGAATATCAGTTCTGAACCAGAGGCTGTGGAAATCATTGCTAGACGGGCTGAAGGTGGAATGCGGGATGCCTTGTCTATTCTGGATCAAGCCTTGAGTTTGACGCAAGGGAATGCTTTAACGACGGCTATTTCTGAGGAGATTACAGGCACTATTAGTCTATCAGCTCTAGATGACTATGTGGCCGCCTTGGCCCAACAGGATGTCTCAAAAGCGCTCGATTCTTTGAATCTATTGTTTGAAAATGGCAAGAGCATGACACGTTTTGTGACGGATCTCTTGCAGTATTTGCGTGATCTACTGGTTGTTCAGACAGGTGGCGAAAATACTCATCATAGTCCAGTTTTTATGGACAATCTAGCTCTGTCTCAGGAAAGTCTCTTTGAAATGATTCGTCTAGCGACAGTGAGTTTAGCAGATATGAAGGCCAGTTTGCAACCTAAGATTTATGCTGAAATGATGACCATTCGTTTAGCGGAAATTAAGCCTGAATCTGCGGTTTCGGGAGCTGTTGAAAGTGAAATTTCTGCACTGAGACAGGAAGTCGCCCGTCTCAAACAAGAGCTTGCTAATGTAGGAACAGCTCCTAAACAAGTTGCCCCAGTCCCTAGTCGTCCAGCCACTTCCAAGACAGTCTATCGAGTGGATCGCAACAAAGTTCAGTCTATTCTGCAAGAAGCTGTTGAAAATCCTGATTTGGCACGACAAAACTTGATTCGCCTCCAGAATGCGTGGGGAGAAGTGATTGAAAGTTTAGCTGGACCAGATAAGGCTCTTCTCGTAGGTTCTCAACCAGTTGCGGCCAATGAACACCATGCTATTTTAGCCTTTGAGTCTAATTTTAATGCTGGTCAAACCATGAAACGGGATAACCTCAATACTATGTTTGGCAATATTCTCAGTCAGGCAGCTGGATTTTCACCTGAGATTCTGGCTATTTCTCTAGAGGAATGGAAAGAGGTTCGAGCAGCATTTTCAGCTAAAAACAAGTCTCCTCAAGCTGACCAAGAGGTGGAAGAAGAGAGTCTGATTCCAGAAGGATTTGAATTTCTTGCTGATAAAGTCATGGTTGAAGAAGACTAA
- the sufC gene encoding Fe-S cluster assembly ATPase SufC: MSVLEIKDLHVEIEGKEILKGVNLTLKTGEIAAIMGPNGTGKSTLSAAIMGNPNYEVTKGEVLFDGVNILELEVDERARMGLFLAMQYPSEIPGITNAEFLRAAMNAGKEDDEKISVREFITKLDEKMELLNMKEEMAERYLNEGFSGGEKKRNEILQLLMLEPTFALLDEIDSGLDIDALKVVSKGVNAMRGEGFGAMIITHYQRLLNYITPDVVHVMMEGRVVLSGGPELAARLEREGYAKLAEELGYDYKEEL; encoded by the coding sequence ATGTCAGTATTAGAGATCAAAGATCTTCACGTTGAGATTGAAGGAAAAGAAATTTTGAAAGGAGTCAATCTGACTCTGAAAACAGGAGAAATCGCAGCTATCATGGGACCGAATGGGACTGGTAAATCAACTCTTTCTGCAGCTATCATGGGAAACCCTAACTATGAAGTCACAAAAGGTGAGGTCTTGTTTGATGGTGTAAATATCCTTGAGTTGGAAGTGGATGAGCGTGCGCGTATGGGACTTTTCCTTGCTATGCAATATCCATCAGAAATTCCTGGAATTACAAATGCTGAATTTCTTCGTGCAGCTATGAATGCTGGTAAAGAAGATGACGAAAAAATTTCAGTTCGTGAGTTCATCACTAAACTAGACGAGAAAATGGAATTGCTCAACATGAAAGAAGAAATGGCAGAGCGTTACCTAAACGAAGGCTTCTCTGGTGGTGAGAAAAAACGCAATGAAATTCTTCAACTCTTGATGTTGGAACCAACTTTTGCCCTTTTGGATGAGATTGACTCAGGTCTTGATATTGATGCCCTTAAAGTTGTATCGAAAGGTGTGAATGCTATGCGTGGTGAAGGCTTTGGTGCCATGATCATCACTCACTACCAACGTCTCTTGAACTACATCACACCAGACGTGGTACACGTGATGATGGAAGGTCGTGTTGTTCTTTCTGGTGGCCCAGAATTGGCTGCCCGTTTGGAACGTGAAGGATACGCAAAACTAGCTGAAGAACTTGGCTATGACTACAAGGAAGAATTGTAA
- the sufB gene encoding Fe-S cluster assembly protein SufB gives MAEERVEPKPIDLGEYKFGFHDDVEPVLSTGKGLNEGVIRELSAAKGEPEWMLEFRLKSYETFKKMPMQTWGADLSEIDFDDLIYYQKPSDKPARSWDDVPEKIKETFERIGIPEAERAYLAGASAQYESEVVYHNMKKEFEKLGIIFTDTDSALKEYPDLFKQYFAKLVPPTDNKLAALNSAVWSGGTFIYVPKGVKVDIPLQTYFRINNENTGQFERTLIIVDEGASVHYVEGCTAPTYSSNSLHAAIVEIFALDGAYMRYTTIQNWSDNVYNLVTKRAKAQKDATVEWIDGNLGAKTTMKYPSVYLDGEGARGTMLSIAFANAGQHQDTGAKMIHNAPHTSSSIVSKSIAKGGGKVDYRGQVTFNKNSKKSVSHIECDTIIMDDLSASDTIPFNEIHNSQVALEHEAKVSKISEEQLYYLMSRGLSESEATEMIVMGFVEPFTKELPMEYAVELNRLISYEMEGSVG, from the coding sequence ATGGCTGAAGAAAGAGTAGAACCAAAACCAATTGACCTTGGTGAATATAAATTTGGTTTCCATGATGATGTAGAGCCTGTCCTATCGACAGGAAAAGGACTCAACGAAGGTGTTATTCGTGAATTATCTGCTGCCAAGGGTGAGCCTGAGTGGATGTTAGAATTTCGATTGAAATCTTACGAAACCTTTAAGAAAATGCCCATGCAAACTTGGGGAGCAGACTTGTCAGAGATTGACTTTGATGATTTGATCTACTACCAAAAACCATCTGACAAACCAGCCCGTTCTTGGGATGACGTTCCTGAAAAAATCAAAGAAACCTTTGAACGGATCGGGATTCCTGAAGCTGAGCGTGCCTATCTAGCTGGAGCTTCTGCCCAGTATGAGTCAGAAGTAGTTTACCATAACATGAAGAAAGAATTTGAGAAGTTAGGTATCATCTTTACAGATACAGATTCTGCCCTCAAGGAATACCCAGACTTGTTTAAGCAATACTTTGCGAAGTTAGTACCGCCGACAGATAACAAGTTAGCAGCCCTTAACTCAGCAGTATGGTCTGGTGGAACCTTTATCTACGTACCGAAAGGGGTCAAGGTAGACATTCCGCTTCAAACTTACTTCCGTATCAACAACGAAAATACTGGTCAGTTTGAACGTACCTTGATTATTGTCGATGAGGGAGCAAGTGTCCACTACGTAGAAGGATGTACTGCGCCAACATATTCAAGCAACAGCTTGCATGCGGCTATCGTAGAAATCTTTGCTTTGGATGGAGCTTACATGCGCTACACAACTATCCAAAACTGGTCTGATAACGTCTATAACTTAGTTACAAAACGTGCTAAGGCACAAAAAGATGCTACTGTTGAGTGGATTGATGGGAACTTGGGTGCCAAAACGACTATGAAATATCCATCTGTTTACCTTGATGGAGAAGGAGCGCGTGGGACCATGCTTTCGATTGCCTTTGCCAATGCAGGGCAACACCAAGATACTGGTGCTAAGATGATCCACAATGCTCCACATACGAGCTCGTCTATTGTCTCTAAATCAATCGCTAAAGGTGGAGGAAAGGTTGACTACCGTGGACAAGTGACTTTCAACAAGAACTCTAAGAAATCTGTTTCTCACATCGAGTGTGATACCATTATCATGGATGACTTGTCAGCATCAGATACCATTCCATTTAATGAAATCCACAACTCGCAAGTTGCTCTGGAGCACGAAGCCAAGGTATCTAAGATTTCAGAAGAACAACTCTACTACCTCATGAGCCGTGGTTTGTCAGAATCTGAGGCAACCGAGATGATTGTCATGGGATTTGTCGAACCTTTCACAAAAGAACTTCCAATGGAATACGCTGTTGAGCTTAACCGCTTGATTAGCTATGAAATGGAAGGGTCAGTTGGATAA
- the sufD gene encoding Fe-S cluster assembly protein SufD translates to MTKETIKLFSEMHAEPSWLSELRQKAFDKIESLELPVIERVKFHRWNLGDGTITESDPSANVPDFTALDNHLKLVQVGTQTVFEQIPVELAEQGVVFTDFHSALEEIPELVEEFFMSSVKYDDDKLAAYHTAYFNSGAVLYIPDNVEIAEPIEGIFYQDSDSDVPFNKHILIIAGKNSKISYLERLESRGGGSAKATANITVEVIARSGAQVKFAAIDRLGENVTAYISRRGKLGNDASIDWAIGVMNEGNVVADFDSDLIGNGSHADLKVVALSSGRQVQGIDTRVTNYGCNSIGNILQHGVILEKATLTFNGIGHIIKGAKGADAQQESRVLMLSDQARSDANPILLIDENDVTAGHAASIGQVDPEDMYYLMSRGLDKATAERLVVRGFLGSVIVEIPVKEVRDEMIATIEEKLSKR, encoded by the coding sequence ATGACTAAAGAAACTATTAAACTTTTTTCAGAAATGCACGCTGAACCAAGCTGGTTGTCCGAACTCCGTCAAAAAGCTTTTGATAAGATTGAGAGTTTGGAATTACCAGTTATCGAGCGTGTGAAATTTCACCGTTGGAATCTGGGAGATGGAACCATTACAGAAAGTGATCCATCAGCAAATGTTCCAGACTTCACAGCTCTAGATAATCACTTGAAGTTGGTTCAAGTTGGAACTCAAACAGTTTTTGAACAAATTCCAGTTGAGTTGGCTGAACAAGGAGTAGTCTTTACAGACTTCCACTCAGCTTTAGAAGAAATTCCAGAACTCGTAGAAGAATTCTTCATGTCATCTGTTAAGTATGACGATGACAAGTTGGCAGCCTACCACACAGCTTACTTTAACAGTGGTGCGGTTCTCTACATTCCCGATAATGTTGAGATTGCAGAGCCAATCGAAGGGATTTTCTACCAAGACAGTGATAGCGATGTGCCATTTAACAAGCATATCCTCATCATCGCTGGTAAGAACAGTAAGATTAGTTATCTTGAACGTTTAGAGTCACGCGGTGGAGGCAGTGCAAAAGCAACTGCCAATATCACAGTTGAAGTGATTGCTCGTTCTGGTGCGCAAGTCAAGTTTGCAGCGATTGACCGTCTAGGTGAAAATGTTACGGCCTACATTAGCCGTCGTGGTAAATTGGGCAACGATGCAAGCATTGACTGGGCGATTGGTGTCATGAACGAAGGAAATGTCGTTGCAGACTTTGATAGCGACTTGATTGGAAATGGTAGCCATGCTGACCTTAAGGTTGTAGCCCTATCAAGTGGTCGTCAGGTGCAAGGGATTGATACTCGAGTGACAAACTATGGTTGCAACTCAATCGGAAATATTCTTCAACATGGGGTTATTCTTGAAAAAGCAACCTTGACCTTCAATGGTATTGGCCACATTATCAAGGGTGCTAAGGGAGCAGATGCCCAACAAGAGAGTCGTGTTCTCATGCTTTCAGACCAAGCACGTTCAGATGCCAACCCAATTCTTTTGATTGATGAAAATGATGTTACTGCAGGCCACGCGGCTTCTATCGGTCAGGTGGATCCTGAAGACATGTACTACCTCATGAGCCGTGGCTTGGACAAGGCAACTGCAGAACGTTTGGTTGTTCGTGGTTTCCTAGGTTCTGTAATCGTGGAGATTCCAGTCAAGGAAGTTCGTGATGAAATGATAGCAACTATCGAAGAAAAATTGTCAAAACGCTAA
- a CDS encoding cysteine desulfurase, with amino-acid sequence MLDVEAIRKDFLILDQIVNDEPLVYLDNAATTQKPLAVLETINRYYKQDNANVHRGVHTLAERATASYEDARETIRQFINAGSTKEVLFTRGTTTSLNWVARYAEEILTEGDQVLISVMEHHSNIIPWQEACRKAGAELIYVYLKDGALDMDDLRAKLTDKVKFVSLAHASNVLGVVNPIKEITQMAHQVGAIMVVDGAQSTPHMKIDVQDLDVDFFAFSGHKMAGPTGIGVLYGKEKYLEQMSPVEFGGEMIDFVYEQSASWKELPWKFEAGTPNMAGAIGLAAAVDYLEKIGMDAIESHEQELIAYVYPKLQAIEGLTIYGSQDLSQRSSVIAFNLGDLHPHDLATALDYEGVAVRAGHHCAQPLLQYLDVPATARASFYIYNTKADCDKLVDALQKTKEFFNGTF; translated from the coding sequence ATGTTAGATGTAGAAGCGATTCGCAAGGATTTTCTAATTTTAGACCAGATTGTTAACGATGAACCTCTGGTCTATCTGGACAATGCTGCGACGACACAAAAACCACTAGCAGTTCTTGAAACAATCAACCGCTACTATAAGCAGGACAATGCCAATGTTCACCGTGGGGTTCATACTTTGGCAGAGCGTGCGACAGCATCTTATGAAGATGCTCGTGAAACCATTCGTCAGTTTATCAATGCTGGTTCTACAAAGGAAGTACTCTTTACTAGAGGAACGACGACCAGTCTTAACTGGGTAGCGCGTTATGCTGAGGAAATCCTGACTGAGGGAGACCAGGTTTTGATTTCTGTCATGGAACATCATTCCAACATCATTCCATGGCAGGAAGCCTGCCGTAAGGCTGGAGCAGAGCTTATCTATGTCTATCTCAAGGATGGAGCTCTGGATATGGATGACTTGAGGGCTAAATTGACTGACAAGGTCAAGTTTGTTTCTCTAGCTCATGCTTCAAATGTCCTAGGAGTGGTCAATCCGATCAAAGAAATCACACAAATGGCTCACCAAGTTGGAGCTATTATGGTGGTGGATGGTGCTCAATCTACGCCTCATATGAAGATTGATGTTCAGGACTTGGATGTGGACTTCTTTGCCTTTTCAGGTCATAAGATGGCTGGTCCAACTGGTATTGGTGTCCTTTACGGTAAAGAAAAGTATCTGGAGCAAATGTCACCAGTTGAATTTGGCGGTGAGATGATTGATTTTGTCTATGAGCAATCTGCTAGTTGGAAGGAATTGCCTTGGAAATTCGAGGCTGGTACTCCTAATATGGCAGGGGCAATTGGACTAGCTGCTGCAGTGGATTATCTAGAAAAGATTGGTATGGATGCCATTGAATCTCATGAACAGGAATTAATCGCATACGTCTATCCAAAACTGCAGGCGATTGAAGGACTGACCATTTATGGTTCACAGGACTTGTCTCAACGTTCAAGTGTCATTGCCTTTAACCTAGGCGACCTTCATCCTCACGACCTTGCGACTGCTTTGGATTATGAAGGAGTGGCTGTTCGAGCGGGTCACCACTGTGCCCAACCCTTGCTCCAGTATTTGGATGTTCCAGCAACAGCTCGTGCAAGTTTTTATATCTACAATACCAAAGCAGATTGTGACAAGCTAGTCGATGCCTTACAAAAGACAAAGGAGTTTTTCAATGGCACTTTCTAA
- the rpsA gene encoding 30S ribosomal protein S1, with protein sequence MNEFEDLLNSVSQVEPGDVVSAEVLTVDATQANVAISGTGVEGVLTLRELTNDRDADINDFVKVGEVLDVLVLRQVVGKDTDTVTYLVSKKRLEARKAWDKLVGREEEVVTVKGTRAVKGGLSVEFEGVRGFIPASMLDTRFVRNTERFVGQEFDAKIKEVDAKENRFILSRREVVEAATAAARAEVFGKLAVGDVVTGKVARITSFGAFIDLGGVDGLVHLTELSHERNVSPKSVVTVGEEIEVKILDLNEEEGRVSLSLKATTPGPWDGVEQKLAKGDVVEGTVKRLTDFGAFVEVLPGIDGLVHVSQISHKRIENPKEALTVGQEVTVKVLDVNADAERVSLSIKALEERPAQEEGQKEEKRAARPRRPKRQEKRDFELPETQTGFSMADLFGDIEL encoded by the coding sequence ATGAACGAATTTGAAGATTTGCTAAATAGCGTTAGCCAAGTTGAGCCTGGTGATGTTGTTAGTGCTGAAGTATTGACAGTTGATGCGACTCAAGCTAACGTTGCAATCTCTGGGACTGGTGTTGAAGGTGTCTTGACTCTTCGCGAATTGACAAACGATCGCGATGCAGATATCAATGACTTTGTTAAAGTAGGAGAAGTATTGGATGTTCTTGTACTTCGTCAAGTAGTTGGTAAAGATACTGATACAGTTACATACCTTGTATCTAAAAAACGCCTTGAAGCTCGCAAAGCATGGGACAAACTTGTAGGACGCGAAGAAGAAGTTGTTACTGTTAAAGGAACTCGTGCCGTTAAAGGTGGACTTTCAGTAGAATTTGAAGGCGTACGTGGATTTATCCCAGCTTCAATGTTGGACACTCGTTTCGTACGTAACACTGAGCGTTTCGTAGGTCAAGAATTTGATGCTAAAATCAAAGAAGTTGACGCTAAAGAAAACCGCTTCATCCTTTCACGTCGTGAAGTTGTTGAAGCAGCTACTGCAGCAGCTCGTGCTGAAGTATTCGGTAAATTGGCTGTTGGTGATGTAGTAACTGGTAAAGTTGCTCGTATCACAAGCTTCGGTGCTTTCATCGACCTTGGTGGTGTTGATGGATTGGTTCACTTGACTGAATTGTCACACGAACGTAACGTTTCACCTAAATCAGTTGTAACTGTTGGTGAAGAAATCGAAGTGAAGATCCTTGATCTTAACGAAGAAGAAGGACGCGTTTCACTTTCACTTAAAGCAACAACACCTGGACCATGGGATGGCGTTGAGCAAAAATTGGCTAAAGGTGATGTAGTAGAAGGAACAGTTAAACGTTTGACTGACTTCGGTGCATTTGTTGAAGTATTGCCAGGTATCGATGGACTTGTTCACGTATCACAAATTTCACACAAACGTATCGAAAATCCAAAAGAAGCTCTTACTGTTGGTCAAGAAGTTACTGTTAAAGTCCTTGATGTTAACGCTGACGCAGAACGTGTATCACTTTCTATCAAAGCTCTTGAAGAACGTCCAGCTCAAGAAGAAGGACAAAAAGAAGAGAAACGCGCTGCTCGTCCACGTCGTCCAAAACGTCAAGAAAAACGTGATTTCGAACTTCCAGAAACACAAACAGGATTCTCAATGGCTGACTTGTTCGGTGATATCGAACTTTAA
- a CDS encoding DUF3272 family protein, whose amino-acid sequence MNRQQFIIIALFTAAETYFFNESLMTGRYVMAAFWAILLFRNFRLSYVIGKIVDAIDQHLNRKD is encoded by the coding sequence ATGAATAGACAACAATTTATCATAATAGCGTTATTCACGGCAGCTGAGACTTATTTTTTCAATGAATCCTTGATGACTGGTCGATACGTTATGGCAGCTTTTTGGGCGATTTTACTCTTTCGAAACTTTAGGTTAAGTTATGTGATAGGAAAAATTGTAGACGCTATTGATCAGCACCTAAACCGCAAGGATTAG
- a CDS encoding branched-chain amino acid aminotransferase encodes MKEKHMTVAIDWENLGFAYMKLPYRYIAHYKNGHWDQGGLTEDSTLHISESSPSLHYGQQAFEGLKAYRTKDDSVQLFRPDENAKRLQRTCDRLLMPQVPTEMFVEACKAVVRANEEYVPPYGTGGTLYLRPLLIGVGDIIGVKPAEEYIFTIFAMPVGNYFKGGLVPTNFLIQDEYDRAAPNGTGAAKVGGNYAASLLPGKMAKSRQFSDVIYLDPSTHTKIEEVGSANFFGITANNEFVTPLSPSILPSITKYSLLYLAEHRLGLTPIEGDVPIDNLDRFVEAGACGTAAVISPIGGIQHDDEFHVFYSETEVGPVTRKLYDELTGIQFGDVEAPEGWIVKVD; translated from the coding sequence ATAAAGGAGAAACACATGACAGTTGCAATTGATTGGGAAAATCTTGGCTTTGCTTATATGAAATTACCTTATCGTTATATCGCTCATTACAAAAATGGACATTGGGATCAAGGGGGATTAACAGAGGACTCGACTCTCCATATTTCTGAATCTTCTCCAAGTCTCCACTATGGACAGCAAGCATTTGAAGGTCTGAAAGCCTATCGTACCAAGGATGACAGTGTTCAACTGTTCCGTCCTGACGAAAATGCCAAGCGTCTGCAACGTACTTGTGACCGTCTTTTGATGCCACAAGTTCCGACAGAAATGTTTGTAGAAGCTTGTAAAGCAGTTGTGCGTGCAAATGAGGAATACGTACCACCATATGGAACAGGTGGAACCCTTTATCTTCGTCCACTTTTGATTGGTGTTGGGGATATTATTGGGGTTAAACCAGCAGAAGAGTATATTTTCACCATCTTTGCTATGCCGGTTGGTAACTATTTTAAAGGTGGTTTAGTCCCAACCAACTTCTTGATTCAGGATGAATACGACCGGGCAGCTCCAAATGGTACGGGTGCGGCCAAGGTAGGTGGAAACTATGCTGCTAGTCTCCTCCCAGGTAAAATGGCCAAGTCACGCCAATTTTCAGATGTTATCTACTTAGACCCATCTACACATACAAAGATTGAAGAAGTCGGATCAGCCAACTTCTTTGGAATTACAGCGAACAACGAATTTGTTACGCCATTAAGCCCATCTATCTTACCATCTATTACCAAGTACTCTTTGCTTTACTTGGCTGAACACCGCTTGGGCTTGACACCGATTGAAGGCGATGTCCCGATTGACAATTTGGATCGTTTTGTAGAGGCAGGTGCTTGTGGAACAGCAGCAGTTATCTCTCCAATTGGGGGCATCCAACATGATGATGAATTCCATGTTTTCTATAGTGAAACAGAAGTAGGTCCTGTAACACGTAAACTCTATGATGAATTGACCGGTATCCAATTCGGTGATGTGGAAGCACCAGAGGGATGGATTGTCAAAGTGGACTAA
- a CDS encoding GAF domain-containing protein produces MLDSEKQSQYQLLNEELSYLLEGETNVLANLSNASALLKSRFPNTVFSGFYLFDGSELILGPFQGGVSCIRIPLGKGVCGEAAEFQETVLVGDVTTYPNYISCDSMAKSEIVVPMLKNGQLLGVLDLDSSLIDDYNAIDRDYLEQFVAILLEKTEWDFTMFEEKA; encoded by the coding sequence ATGTTAGATTCAGAAAAACAATCACAATATCAATTGTTAAATGAGGAACTCTCTTACTTACTAGAAGGTGAGACCAATGTTCTTGCCAATCTTTCAAATGCTAGTGCCCTCCTAAAATCTCGCTTCCCCAATACTGTATTTTCAGGTTTTTATCTGTTTGATGGTAGCGAGTTGATTTTAGGGCCTTTTCAGGGTGGTGTTTCTTGTATTCGCATTCCGCTTGGAAAAGGCGTGTGTGGAGAAGCTGCTGAGTTTCAAGAGACTGTTTTAGTTGGCGATGTGACCACCTATCCAAACTACATTTCTTGTGATAGTATGGCCAAGAGTGAAATCGTGGTTCCCATGCTCAAGAATGGTCAATTGCTGGGTGTCTTAGACCTGGATTCTTCACTTATTGATGATTACAATGCCATTGACCGTGATTACTTGGAACAATTTGTCGCTATTTTGCTTGAGAAGACAGAATGGGACTTTACGATGTTTGAGGAGAAAGCCTAA